In a genomic window of Leisingera caerulea DSM 24564:
- a CDS encoding ABC transporter ATP-binding protein, whose amino-acid sequence MLLEMKNVAVNYGKINAIRNISVAVPEGKIVTIIGGNGAGKTTTLRAMSGMLPITAGEITFEGKRIDHLPAHKVVANGIAHVPEGRRIFPDMTVEENLRTGAFLRKDREAIEADLEDVFERFPRLRERRTQMAKTMSGGEQQMLAIGRALMSKPRLLLMDEPSMGLAPVIVEEIARIVEEINANGLSVVLVEQNAELALELADYAYVLETGNAAMEGPADELHGNEHVRAAYLGL is encoded by the coding sequence ATGTTGCTTGAGATGAAGAACGTCGCCGTCAATTACGGCAAGATCAACGCGATCCGGAACATCTCGGTTGCGGTGCCGGAGGGCAAGATCGTCACCATCATCGGCGGCAACGGCGCGGGCAAGACCACCACGCTGCGGGCAATGTCCGGGATGCTGCCAATCACCGCGGGGGAGATCACGTTCGAAGGCAAGCGGATCGACCATCTGCCTGCGCATAAGGTGGTGGCAAACGGTATCGCCCATGTCCCGGAAGGGCGGCGGATCTTTCCGGATATGACGGTGGAGGAGAACCTGCGCACCGGGGCGTTCCTGCGCAAGGACAGGGAAGCAATTGAGGCGGATCTGGAGGATGTCTTTGAACGCTTCCCGCGCCTGCGAGAGCGGCGCACCCAGATGGCCAAAACCATGTCTGGCGGTGAGCAGCAGATGCTGGCCATAGGCCGCGCGCTGATGTCCAAGCCGCGGCTGCTGCTGATGGATGAGCCCTCGATGGGGCTGGCGCCGGTGATTGTCGAGGAGATCGCCCGGATCGTCGAAGAGATCAACGCCAACGGGCTGTCGGTGGTGCTGGTCGAGCAGAATGCCGAGCTGGCGCTGGAGCTGGCCGATTACGCCTATGTCCTGGAAACCGGAAATGCAGCAATGGAGGGTCCTGCAGATGAGCTTCACGGAAACGAACACGTCCGCGCCGCGTATCTGGGGCTTTAA
- a CDS encoding helix-turn-helix domain-containing protein yields the protein MAKPKDDTDAVANNLSQDPHRVREGSEKVLEVAIGREVRSFRRQQGITVADLANLTGLSIGMLSKIENGNTSPSLTTLQLLANALSVPITSFFRRFEETREAVHTKAGEGAEMERAGTRAGHQYQLLGHLGANASGVMVEPYIITLTEESDVFPTFQHDGIEMLYMLEGEVDYRHGDKVFALKPGDTLFFDADAPHGPEELVKLPARYLSIISYPQSS from the coding sequence GTGGCTAAACCTAAAGACGATACCGACGCAGTGGCAAATAACCTTTCTCAAGATCCGCATCGTGTCCGCGAGGGCTCGGAAAAAGTCCTGGAGGTGGCGATCGGCCGCGAAGTGCGGTCATTCCGGCGTCAGCAGGGCATCACAGTGGCGGATCTGGCCAATCTGACCGGACTGTCGATTGGCATGCTGTCGAAGATTGAGAACGGCAACACCTCGCCGTCGCTGACCACGCTGCAGCTGCTGGCCAATGCGCTGAGCGTGCCGATCACGTCGTTCTTCCGCCGCTTTGAGGAAACCCGCGAGGCGGTGCATACGAAGGCGGGGGAAGGTGCGGAAATGGAGCGCGCGGGCACCCGGGCCGGGCATCAGTATCAGCTGCTCGGCCACCTCGGCGCCAATGCCTCCGGCGTGATGGTTGAACCCTATATTATCACCCTGACTGAAGAGTCGGATGTCTTCCCGACCTTCCAGCATGACGGTATCGAGATGCTGTATATGCTGGAAGGCGAGGTGGATTACCGGCACGGCGACAAGGTGTTTGCGCTGAAGCCTGGCGATACGCTGTTTTTTGACGCCGACGCGCCGCATGGGCCGGAGGAGCTGGTCAAGCTGCCTGCGCGTTACCTGTCGATCATTTCCTACCCGCAGTCGAGCTGA
- a CDS encoding ABC transporter substrate-binding protein gives MISKIVKSGLTRRTFLKSTAVTAMSAGLPGASLAAGNTIRIGFLAPLTGAVAAWGKPGLDGCQIWAERVNAAGGIKLSDGSYSVEFVSYDNEYDPAKARTGATKLIREDGVSFIMMLGGDTWPGVQPVADKTGMLFSTLLPSDLSPDTNTLIAPAEVHPIYNVTGVEWLAENKPELKTAVMCAQDDALGLPSVATYLAAFEAAGIEMLDAPLLFDPATTDFAPVVTRLISKDPDIVCLDTCYSDYVHPIAEQLFQQGFKGQIISCTADFYDQMIAKTSEEFMEGFVFQFPDFDDPALNGDNINFTDPNGFYAEFNRRHPGQWGAVSWEYASIMDLWKAAAEKAGSASPDAVAAAMKEGKGKHAFGDADWWGTELFGIDNALVGDWPVVAIEGGKARIKDFRSIPDWYARHGDLLVKHMKAYDQMWDQRS, from the coding sequence ATGATTTCCAAGATCGTGAAATCGGGGCTGACCCGGAGGACGTTCCTCAAGTCGACAGCGGTCACCGCGATGAGCGCCGGGCTGCCGGGCGCATCGCTGGCGGCGGGCAATACCATCAGGATCGGCTTTCTGGCGCCGCTGACCGGCGCGGTTGCGGCCTGGGGCAAGCCGGGGCTGGACGGCTGCCAGATCTGGGCTGAGCGGGTCAACGCCGCGGGCGGTATCAAGCTGAGTGACGGCAGTTACAGTGTCGAGTTCGTCTCCTACGACAATGAATACGACCCGGCCAAGGCGCGCACCGGGGCGACCAAGCTGATCCGCGAGGACGGGGTCAGCTTCATCATGATGCTGGGCGGCGACACCTGGCCCGGCGTGCAGCCGGTGGCGGACAAGACGGGGATGCTGTTTTCGACCCTGCTGCCGTCCGACCTGTCGCCGGACACCAATACGCTGATTGCGCCGGCCGAGGTGCATCCAATCTATAACGTGACCGGGGTCGAGTGGCTGGCAGAGAACAAGCCGGAGCTGAAAACCGCTGTGATGTGCGCCCAGGACGATGCGCTGGGGCTGCCCTCGGTCGCGACCTATCTGGCGGCTTTTGAGGCGGCGGGCATCGAGATGCTGGACGCGCCGCTGCTGTTTGACCCGGCCACCACCGATTTTGCGCCGGTGGTGACCCGGCTGATCAGCAAAGACCCGGATATCGTCTGCCTGGATACCTGCTACAGCGACTATGTGCATCCGATTGCCGAGCAGCTGTTCCAGCAGGGGTTCAAGGGGCAGATCATTTCCTGCACCGCGGATTTCTATGACCAGATGATCGCCAAGACCTCCGAGGAATTCATGGAAGGCTTTGTCTTCCAGTTCCCGGATTTCGACGATCCGGCGCTGAACGGCGACAACATCAACTTCACCGACCCGAACGGATTTTATGCCGAGTTCAACAGGCGGCATCCGGGCCAGTGGGGCGCGGTGAGCTGGGAATATGCCTCGATCATGGATCTGTGGAAGGCGGCCGCCGAGAAGGCCGGTTCGGCCAGTCCGGATGCGGTGGCAGCTGCCATGAAAGAGGGCAAGGGCAAGCATGCCTTTGGCGATGCGGACTGGTGGGGCACTGAGCTGTTTGGCATCGACAACGCGCTGGTGGGCGACTGGCCGGTGGTGGCCATTGAAGGCGGCAAGGCCCGGATCAAGGACTTCCGCTCCATCCCCGACTGGTACGCAAGACACGGCGATCTGCTGGTCAAGCATATGAAGGCCTACGACCAGATGTGGGATCAGCGCAGCTGA
- a CDS encoding branched-chain amino acid ABC transporter permease — MLDLLAQTGLNAVYAASYISLVAVGLVLIFGVMGVINFAHGELFMAGAYAIVALYAGLNVPFFLAVAAGLLFVGCLGLLMERALFRPLKDNPLGGLVASIGFLMILQALAVMGFGVRMVHIPPVTQEVIAFSDKVRLPVARLYVIIAAIVLLSALWYFLKRTKFGWALRASAQDPEAAALQGISITQTARIAMFIGAGLAGIAGALTAPLVSVNPHMGHSVIVTAFIVIIVGGVGSLEGAIVASVAYALVHTFVTTFWDGVLADIVGLSLMLVVLIVKPTGLFGSADRA; from the coding sequence ATGCTGGACCTTTTGGCGCAGACCGGCCTCAACGCCGTGTATGCTGCGAGCTATATTTCCCTTGTTGCTGTGGGGCTTGTGCTGATCTTTGGTGTCATGGGCGTGATCAATTTTGCCCATGGCGAACTGTTCATGGCGGGTGCCTATGCAATTGTGGCGCTCTATGCCGGCCTGAATGTGCCGTTCTTTCTGGCTGTGGCAGCGGGCCTTCTGTTTGTGGGCTGCCTGGGCCTTTTAATGGAAAGGGCCCTGTTCCGGCCCTTGAAAGACAACCCCTTGGGCGGGCTGGTCGCCTCGATCGGGTTTCTGATGATCCTGCAGGCGCTGGCGGTGATGGGGTTCGGCGTGCGGATGGTGCATATCCCGCCGGTCACGCAGGAGGTGATTGCGTTTTCCGACAAGGTGCGGCTGCCGGTGGCACGGCTGTATGTGATCATCGCTGCAATTGTGCTGCTGTCGGCGCTTTGGTACTTTTTGAAGCGGACCAAATTCGGCTGGGCCTTGCGCGCCTCGGCGCAGGATCCTGAGGCGGCGGCGCTGCAGGGGATTTCAATCACCCAGACTGCGCGCATCGCCATGTTCATCGGTGCAGGGCTGGCGGGGATTGCGGGCGCACTGACGGCGCCGCTGGTTTCGGTCAACCCGCATATGGGCCATTCGGTGATCGTCACTGCGTTCATTGTCATCATCGTCGGCGGGGTCGGTTCGCTGGAGGGGGCCATCGTCGCCTCGGTCGCCTATGCGCTGGTGCATACCTTTGTGACCACCTTCTGGGACGGCGTTCTGGCCGACATCGTGGGTCTGTCGCTGATGCTGGTTGTGCTGATCGTCAAGCCGACCGGATTGTTCGGGAGTGCGGACCGTGCCTAA
- a CDS encoding dimethylamine monooxygenase subunit DmmA family protein: protein MSKTQFPPSIKSRPVYGELEARPGSGHLMIADAEGAEAILDLAKSLAKSGAKDFWAKSHIIYIPKATGTKYSSQLEELGAGKFYAGPSYEAAQSRIRRALQDCHMGTQVYLSGTESLMGQAMAEATAAGIPHTAIQTEHRGSTARRMQCVHCKGITEDVTTDPFECSHCGLSLFVRDHYSRRLAAFQGVRVDAEDPGNIPEKVELFK, encoded by the coding sequence ATGTCTAAGACCCAATTCCCACCTTCGATCAAAAGCCGCCCGGTTTACGGCGAGCTTGAAGCCCGGCCCGGCAGCGGCCACCTGATGATTGCCGACGCCGAAGGCGCCGAGGCGATCCTGGATCTGGCCAAATCCCTCGCAAAATCAGGGGCCAAGGATTTCTGGGCCAAGTCCCACATAATCTACATCCCCAAGGCAACTGGCACCAAATACAGCAGCCAGCTGGAAGAGTTGGGCGCCGGCAAGTTCTATGCCGGCCCCTCTTACGAGGCCGCGCAAAGCCGCATCCGCCGTGCCCTGCAGGATTGCCACATGGGCACGCAGGTGTATCTGAGCGGCACCGAAAGCCTGATGGGCCAGGCCATGGCCGAGGCCACCGCGGCGGGCATCCCGCACACCGCGATCCAGACCGAACACCGCGGTTCAACCGCGCGGCGCATGCAATGCGTGCACTGCAAGGGCATCACTGAGGACGTCACCACCGACCCGTTTGAATGCAGCCACTGCGGCCTCAGCCTGTTCGTGCGCGATCACTACTCGCGCCGCCTCGCCGCCTTCCAGGGCGTGCGGGTGGACGCCGAGGATCCGGGCAACATCCCCGAGAAAGTGGAGCTGTTCAAATGA
- a CDS encoding heme-dependent oxidative N-demethylase family protein — MTIQFNDETFYGDFTFKNSDWAVKRFPFPFHEDSYMYSVNMEPHKSYRPGSVFERTFDVDEHYVSEMKDRARVLANDPLRCQSLPHMTLAGWDLLELIMEAKASEYPDLFELHKDGNRWRWINKPLGIDDTFTFLDESTLPYGPMEYITRQTQGDFAVLDQRDDNLWMDAGMVTTQADWSLDFDIGMNFFEWHAPVPKAHEMGIFVRALKFLLNIQQGQPARRLNWTMTVNPLLDTSPENYHKWGVMKQGLTMDNIGEKQHLRVELQTFFRLPRSNALAFPIRCYLISFNDLVTVPKWGRRLHRVIRDLPEELATYKGFIDNRPLMVEWLSQYDDGSPTSDGIWPDDE, encoded by the coding sequence ATGACAATCCAATTCAACGACGAAACCTTCTACGGCGACTTCACCTTCAAGAACTCGGACTGGGCAGTCAAACGCTTCCCGTTCCCGTTCCACGAGGACAGCTACATGTACTCGGTGAACATGGAGCCGCATAAGTCCTACCGGCCCGGTTCGGTGTTTGAGCGCACCTTCGACGTGGACGAGCATTACGTCTCGGAAATGAAGGACCGTGCCCGCGTGCTGGCAAACGATCCGCTGCGCTGCCAGTCGCTGCCGCACATGACGCTGGCCGGCTGGGACCTGCTGGAACTGATCATGGAGGCCAAGGCGTCCGAATACCCGGACCTGTTCGAACTGCACAAGGACGGCAACCGCTGGCGCTGGATCAACAAGCCGCTGGGCATCGACGACACCTTCACTTTCCTGGACGAAAGCACCCTGCCTTACGGGCCGATGGAATACATCACCCGCCAGACCCAGGGCGACTTTGCGGTGCTGGACCAGCGCGACGACAACCTGTGGATGGATGCCGGCATGGTCACTACCCAGGCTGACTGGTCGCTGGATTTCGACATCGGGATGAACTTCTTTGAATGGCACGCGCCAGTGCCAAAGGCGCATGAGATGGGCATCTTCGTGCGAGCGCTGAAATTCCTGCTGAATATCCAGCAGGGCCAGCCGGCCCGTCGCCTGAACTGGACGATGACGGTCAACCCGCTGTTGGACACCAGTCCTGAGAACTACCACAAATGGGGCGTGATGAAGCAGGGGCTGACGATGGACAACATCGGCGAAAAGCAGCACCTGCGGGTCGAGCTTCAGACCTTCTTCCGCCTGCCCCGCTCCAACGCGCTGGCCTTCCCGATCCGCTGCTACCTGATCAGCTTCAACGATCTGGTGACGGTGCCGAAATGGGGCCGCCGCCTGCACCGGGTGATCCGCGACCTGCCGGAGGAGCTGGCGACCTATAAGGGCTTCATCGACAACCGCCCGCTGATGGTAGAGTGGCTCTCGCAGTATGACGACGGAAGCCCCACCTCGGACGGTATCTGGCCCGACGACGAGTGA
- a CDS encoding ammonium transporter: MDGNLNALTTVFTEFYYWVTVVFMFLIHVGFCMYEVGASRHRNHMHTLMKNIMIIPLVTVTFFFFGWWIYWAFPSFPFFGGLNHEAGAANLPWSQNMAANLSDRITGVFWAAFLLFSWTAASIVSGAVIERIRSSALWVHAVMIGSVFWIIDAAWGWHAEGWMVKYLGYHDAYASGVIHAIAGGYALGVIMVLGPRLGKFAADGTPRDIPPHNPWMLTIGIFLIYSGFWGFYAACNIPVISPEGIGGLLTGDTWTATNIYLAPTSLSAITFNFLMSLSGGLMAAYVVSKGDAFWTFSGGLAGIITASAGNDLYHPIQAMLVGAVGVVIVYKLHYWVERTFKLDDAVGAVAVHGYSGVVGLIIAGFLLWGAPSSPYEGFATVNPVGQTVGAVIMFGVLGWLPGYLIAKMQAAAGVLRIPVEVELQGLDYAEHHAYEDAKAEIIAADKAALNGGGVPAE; encoded by the coding sequence TTGGATGGAAATCTGAACGCGCTAACAACCGTGTTCACCGAGTTCTATTACTGGGTGACGGTTGTCTTCATGTTCCTCATTCACGTGGGGTTCTGCATGTATGAGGTCGGCGCCAGCCGCCACCGCAACCACATGCACACATTGATGAAGAACATCATGATCATTCCGCTGGTCACGGTGACATTCTTCTTTTTCGGCTGGTGGATCTACTGGGCCTTCCCCAGTTTCCCGTTCTTCGGCGGGCTGAACCATGAAGCGGGCGCGGCAAACCTGCCATGGTCGCAGAACATGGCTGCCAACCTGTCCGACCGGATCACCGGCGTGTTCTGGGCGGCGTTCCTGCTGTTCTCCTGGACCGCAGCCTCGATCGTGTCGGGGGCTGTCATCGAGCGGATCCGCTCCTCCGCCTTGTGGGTGCATGCGGTGATGATCGGTTCGGTGTTCTGGATCATCGACGCCGCCTGGGGCTGGCATGCCGAAGGCTGGATGGTCAAATACCTCGGCTATCATGATGCCTATGCGTCTGGCGTGATCCACGCGATTGCCGGCGGTTACGCGCTGGGTGTGATCATGGTGCTGGGGCCGCGGCTGGGCAAGTTTGCCGCCGATGGCACCCCGCGCGATATCCCGCCGCATAATCCCTGGATGCTGACCATCGGGATCTTCCTGATCTACTCCGGTTTCTGGGGCTTCTATGCCGCCTGCAACATCCCGGTGATCTCGCCCGAAGGTATTGGCGGGCTGCTGACTGGCGACACCTGGACGGCCACCAACATCTATCTGGCGCCGACCTCGCTGTCTGCGATCACCTTCAACTTCCTGATGTCGCTGTCCGGCGGTCTGATGGCGGCCTATGTGGTGTCCAAGGGCGATGCGTTCTGGACCTTCTCCGGCGGTCTGGCTGGCATTATCACCGCTTCCGCGGGCAACGATCTGTATCACCCGATCCAGGCGATGCTGGTCGGTGCGGTTGGTGTCGTGATCGTGTACAAGCTGCACTACTGGGTGGAGCGCACGTTCAAGCTGGATGATGCGGTGGGCGCCGTTGCGGTGCATGGGTATTCCGGCGTTGTCGGCCTGATCATCGCGGGCTTCCTGCTGTGGGGCGCGCCGAGCTCGCCCTATGAAGGCTTCGCCACCGTGAACCCGGTGGGTCAGACCGTTGGCGCCGTGATCATGTTCGGGGTGCTGGGCTGGCTGCCCGGTTACCTGATCGCCAAGATGCAAGCCGCCGCGGGCGTTCTGCGGATCCCGGTAGAGGTCGAGCTGCAGGGTCTCGATTACGCCGAACACCATGCCTACGAAGACGCCAAGGCCGAAATCATTGCCGCCGACAAGGCTGCGCTGAATGGCGGCGGTGTTCCAGCTGAATAA
- a CDS encoding ABC transporter ATP-binding protein produces the protein MTDFLEVKDLTMRFGGLTAVDGLSFKVAHGSIHGLIGPNGAGKTTTFNMISGFYKPSEGQVLLRGEDISGLQMHEVARRGVVRTFQHSTLFAELTVLENALVGTHMPFRPNIFAAIIGWDREDRSGAKARAKEALEFFGLDHVMQERAGDLSHGHQRALGMAVAYASHPDVILLDEPFTGMNPEETRQMMDLMERLKADGITILIVEHDMQAIMGLCDTITCMSFGKFLAEGGPREIRNHPAVIEAYLGGARHVA, from the coding sequence ATGACCGATTTTCTCGAAGTCAAAGACCTGACCATGCGGTTTGGCGGCCTGACGGCGGTGGACGGCCTGTCGTTCAAGGTGGCCCATGGCTCCATCCACGGTCTGATCGGGCCCAACGGGGCTGGGAAGACCACGACGTTCAACATGATCTCGGGCTTCTACAAGCCAAGCGAGGGGCAGGTGCTGCTGCGGGGCGAGGATATCTCCGGACTGCAGATGCATGAGGTGGCCCGGCGCGGGGTGGTGCGGACCTTCCAGCACTCGACCCTGTTTGCGGAGCTGACCGTCCTGGAGAATGCGCTGGTCGGCACCCACATGCCGTTCCGGCCCAATATCTTTGCCGCGATCATCGGCTGGGACCGGGAGGACCGCAGCGGGGCCAAGGCGCGGGCGAAGGAGGCGCTGGAGTTCTTCGGCCTCGATCATGTGATGCAGGAACGGGCCGGCGATCTGAGCCATGGGCATCAGCGGGCGCTGGGGATGGCGGTGGCCTATGCCAGCCATCCGGATGTGATCCTGCTGGACGAGCCCTTTACCGGCATGAACCCGGAAGAGACCCGGCAGATGATGGACCTGATGGAGCGGCTTAAGGCGGACGGCATCACCATCCTGATCGTGGAGCATGACATGCAGGCGATCATGGGGCTGTGCGACACCATCACCTGCATGAGCTTTGGCAAATTCCTGGCCGAGGGCGGACCTCGGGAGATACGCAACCATCCGGCGGTGATCGAGGCCTATCTGGGAGGCGCGCGCCATGTTGCTTGA
- a CDS encoding PDR/VanB family oxidoreductase — translation MSAGTAKLNVTVAEVKPINDLVTRFKFVRTGGGGLPTFSGGAHTVVEMQDGDITRLNAYSLMSDPADRGAYMISVRRDDEGRGGSKFMHSQVKEGMEMVISNPVNLFSLDLRAGKHLMLAGGIGITPFMAQMHQLTMMGGHFELHYAVRTASLGTYAEELKAKYPGKVHIYHDDQGEAIDLKTLLATQPLGTHVYVCGPKGMINWVHSTAGEMGWPREAVHSEEFLAPASGKPFEVKCAVSNKVVQVGEHQSLLEALEAAGIDAPYLCRGGACGQCETNVIGYDGKFLHYDHWLTDEQKASGKHIMPCVSRFEGKTLVLDR, via the coding sequence ATGAGTGCTGGCACCGCAAAACTGAATGTCACCGTGGCCGAGGTGAAACCAATCAACGATTTGGTCACGCGTTTCAAATTTGTCCGCACCGGCGGCGGCGGCCTGCCAACCTTCTCGGGCGGCGCGCATACCGTGGTGGAGATGCAGGACGGCGATATCACAAGGCTCAACGCCTATTCGCTGATGTCCGATCCGGCCGACCGCGGCGCCTACATGATCTCGGTGCGCCGCGACGACGAAGGCCGCGGCGGCTCCAAGTTCATGCACAGCCAGGTGAAAGAGGGCATGGAGATGGTGATCTCCAACCCGGTGAACCTGTTTTCGCTGGACTTGCGGGCAGGCAAGCATCTGATGCTGGCCGGCGGCATCGGCATCACGCCGTTCATGGCCCAAATGCATCAGCTGACCATGATGGGCGGCCATTTTGAGCTGCACTACGCGGTCCGCACCGCTTCGCTCGGCACCTACGCGGAAGAGCTGAAGGCCAAATACCCCGGCAAGGTCCACATCTACCACGACGACCAGGGGGAGGCGATCGACCTCAAGACTCTGCTCGCCACCCAGCCGCTGGGCACCCATGTCTATGTCTGCGGCCCCAAAGGCATGATCAACTGGGTGCATTCCACCGCCGGGGAGATGGGCTGGCCGCGCGAAGCCGTGCATTCCGAGGAGTTCCTGGCCCCCGCTTCCGGCAAGCCGTTCGAGGTAAAATGCGCTGTGTCGAACAAGGTGGTTCAGGTCGGCGAGCATCAATCGCTGCTGGAAGCGCTGGAAGCAGCCGGCATCGACGCCCCTTACCTCTGCCGCGGCGGCGCCTGCGGCCAGTGCGAGACCAATGTCATCGGCTACGACGGCAAGTTCCTGCATTACGATCACTGGCTGACCGATGAGCAAAAGGCCAGCGGCAAGCATATCATGCCCTGCGTCTCGCGCTTTGAAGGCAAGACCCTGGTCCTGGATCGCTGA
- a CDS encoding aminomethyltransferase family protein has translation MAIIWRTSALAQRHKEIGGELEDWNGMGTAWFYDHTPERAKADYEAVRTKAGLMDVSGLKKVHVVGEHAAQVIDRVTTRNVEKIMPGRSTYASILNDQGKFVDDCIIYRLSVNSWMVVHGTGTGMEQLNTVAAGKNCSVIFDDNLHDMSLQGPVAVDFLAEYVPGIRDLAYFGIIQTKLFGCPVMISRTGYTGERGYEIFCQAKDAVHLWDSILDKGAGLGIVPVQFSTLDLLRTESYLLFYPGDNSETYPFDDETCGDTLWELGLEFTVSPGKTGFIGAENHYAAEGKERFKIYGVMLEGKIPADEGADLLQNGEKVGVVTYGMYSEINNHNVGIARMPVDCAKPGTELTVRNGDGTEIAATAAEMPFYDKDKSIRTAKG, from the coding sequence ATGGCCATCATCTGGCGGACTTCAGCACTGGCGCAGCGCCACAAGGAAATCGGCGGCGAGCTGGAAGATTGGAACGGCATGGGAACCGCATGGTTCTATGACCACACCCCTGAACGCGCCAAAGCAGATTACGAGGCGGTCCGCACCAAGGCGGGCCTCATGGACGTATCCGGCCTCAAGAAGGTACACGTAGTGGGTGAGCACGCGGCCCAGGTCATCGACCGGGTCACCACCCGCAACGTCGAAAAGATCATGCCGGGCCGCTCCACCTATGCCTCGATCCTGAACGACCAGGGCAAGTTCGTGGATGACTGCATCATCTACCGCCTGTCGGTGAACAGCTGGATGGTGGTGCACGGCACCGGCACCGGCATGGAGCAGCTGAACACGGTCGCAGCCGGCAAGAACTGCTCCGTGATCTTCGACGACAACCTGCACGACATGTCGCTTCAGGGCCCGGTCGCAGTCGACTTCCTCGCCGAATACGTGCCCGGCATCCGTGATCTGGCCTACTTCGGCATCATCCAGACCAAGCTGTTCGGCTGCCCGGTGATGATCTCGCGCACCGGCTACACCGGCGAGCGCGGTTATGAGATTTTTTGCCAGGCCAAGGACGCGGTGCACCTCTGGGACAGCATCCTGGACAAGGGCGCGGGTCTGGGCATCGTGCCCGTCCAGTTCTCCACCCTCGACCTGCTGCGCACCGAAAGCTACCTGCTGTTCTACCCGGGCGACAACTCCGAAACCTACCCGTTCGACGACGAGACCTGCGGCGACACGCTGTGGGAGTTGGGCCTCGAGTTCACCGTCTCCCCCGGCAAAACCGGCTTCATCGGCGCCGAGAACCACTATGCCGCCGAAGGCAAGGAGCGGTTCAAGATCTACGGCGTCATGCTGGAGGGCAAGATCCCCGCGGATGAAGGCGCGGACCTCCTGCAGAACGGCGAGAAGGTCGGCGTGGTCACCTATGGCATGTATTCCGAGATCAACAATCATAACGTGGGCATCGCGCGGATGCCGGTCGACTGCGCCAAGCCCGGCACCGAGCTGACGGTCCGCAATGGCGACGGCACCGAAATTGCCGCCACCGCCGCAGAGATGCCCTTCTACGACAAGGACAAATCGATCCGCACCGCAAAGGGCTGA
- a CDS encoding branched-chain amino acid ABC transporter permease: MPKFLIWIAVLAALVALPHGLSFSQQEILVFLTINVLLVASYRLLTLTGEWSLAHVVIMGVGAYSSALLTKKLGVYVPVSMLLGGVIAALIAVLLSFPLFRMKGFYFLIGSFAAGEIIRLLWKRFRDPFGGAKGIKGIDPMPDFSIGFYQFDFFEPTSYYYFAGVIVAFCLWVLWRIEKSPVGLTFHAVHWQDKLAQASGVNVRAYRTLAFAIASGFAGISGALLAHYVGTINPNAFDIDLMVFVLTWAIVGGTATFYGPILGCVVLTVINEVVLRELGLEQMRPLIYGAIMILSILFLPNGLESIVQKFTKRRAAEGAPERSPAE; encoded by the coding sequence GTGCCTAAGTTCCTGATCTGGATCGCGGTGCTGGCCGCGCTGGTTGCCCTGCCGCATGGTCTCAGCTTCTCGCAGCAGGAAATCCTGGTGTTCCTGACCATCAATGTGCTGCTGGTGGCCAGCTACCGGCTGCTGACGCTGACCGGTGAATGGTCGCTGGCCCATGTGGTGATCATGGGGGTGGGGGCCTATTCCTCGGCGCTTCTGACCAAGAAGCTGGGCGTGTATGTGCCGGTTTCGATGCTGCTGGGCGGTGTCATTGCGGCGCTGATTGCGGTGCTGCTGTCGTTCCCGCTGTTCCGGATGAAGGGGTTCTATTTCCTGATCGGATCGTTTGCGGCGGGCGAGATTATCCGCCTGCTGTGGAAGCGGTTCCGCGACCCCTTTGGCGGCGCCAAGGGCATCAAGGGGATCGACCCGATGCCGGACTTCTCAATCGGGTTCTATCAGTTCGATTTCTTCGAGCCGACGTCATACTATTATTTCGCCGGTGTCATTGTTGCTTTCTGCCTGTGGGTTCTGTGGCGGATCGAGAAATCGCCCGTCGGCCTCACCTTCCACGCGGTGCATTGGCAGGACAAGCTGGCGCAGGCATCTGGCGTGAACGTGCGGGCCTACCGGACGCTGGCCTTTGCCATTGCGTCGGGCTTTGCCGGCATCTCCGGCGCGCTGCTGGCGCATTATGTGGGCACCATCAATCCCAACGCGTTTGATATCGACCTGATGGTCTTTGTGCTGACCTGGGCGATTGTCGGCGGCACCGCTACTTTTTACGGGCCGATCCTGGGCTGCGTGGTGCTGACCGTGATCAACGAGGTTGTTCTGCGAGAGCTTGGGCTCGAACAGATGCGGCCGCTGATCTATGGCGCCATCATGATCCTGTCGATCCTGTTCCTGCCCAACGGGCTGGAAAGCATCGTGCAGAAATTCACGAAAAGACGCGCCGCTGAAGGCGCGCCGGAACGGAGCCCGGCAGAATGA